The segment CAAGCGTTTTTCTAAACAGTAGTCCCATTTTCAAAACTCTAAACACGATTAGCACAACATCAGTCCTTTGTGGCCATAccattcacacatttcatgttgttttcacacattatgcagtcagtgaacacatttatataatgcttACATTTTCTTAACAGACAAGCTATACCTCTAAACAAAATTatggattgtttttgtattatttacaaatgttaacacacaacatcccacaattgcaaacacaatattccaaaccttagatacagtataaaaacctctgcttctgtaatacagtaatatcagttctaaaacaatatatctcagctgataataaacaaacaattgaataattgacacacagctgatgtatGTTGGGTATATTGGGTCAACCACAGCTGATTCCACTCTGGCTTAGAATCAATGGCATTACTAAAAGGAGGACTTTGAGGAGTGATGTTTTTGGAAACAGAAACCGAAAAAGATGTCTGGACGAGGAAGAGTTAGAGCAAGGGgcccagggagaagagcaggcccagtgagaggagcagtgagaggtgtagtagtgagaggagcaggagtagtgagaggagcaggagaagtgagaggagcaggagtagtgagaggagcagtgagaggtgtagtagtgagaggagcaggagtagtgagaggagcaggagaagtgagaggagcagtgagaggtgtagtagtgagaggagcaggagtagtgagaggagcaggagaagtgagaggagcaggagtagtgagaggagcaggagtagtgagaggagcaggagcagtgagaggagcaggagtagtgagaggagcaggagcagtgagaggagcaggagcagtgagaggagcaggagtagtgagaggagcaggagtagtgagaggagcaggagtagtgagaggagcaggagaagtgagaggagcaggagtagtgagaggagcaggagtagtgagaggagcaggagtagtgagaggagcaggagcagtgagaggagcaggagtagtgagaggagcaggagaagtgagaggagcaggagtagtgagaggagcaggagaggagcaggagaagtgagaggagcaggagtagtgagaggagcaggagtagtgagaggagcaggagtagtgagaggagcaggagtagtgagaggagcaggagaagtgagaggagcagtgagaggtgtagtagtgagaggagcaggagtagtgagaggagcaggagaagtgagaggagcaggagtagtgagaggagcaggagaagtgagaggagcaggagaagtgagaggagcaggagtagtgagaggagcaggagtagtgagaggagcaggagtagtgagaggagcaggagtagtgagaggagcaggagtagtgagaggagcaggagtagtgagaggagcaggtccagggagaagagcaggcctAAGGAGAGGGCAAGGTAGAGGTATAAGAATGCGTGGTGGTGGCATTCTAAGGGCTACAAAGGCAGTGGTGAGTGATGGAATTCGTGCCACTATCATTGACCATGTGATAAACCACGGTCTTTCACTAAGGGAGGCTGGTGAAAGAGTACAGCCCAATTTGGGGCGGTCAACGGTTGCGTCAATTATACGCATCTTTCAACAAACCAACAGGTAAGTTTGGATTTTACATGGATTGTTTCTATTCTCACTTGACATGTCAATGAGGCCATACAGTAATGcatatgttgattttttttgtccctcAAAAGAATGCaacgtcttcctccctctggggGAAGAGGTAAGCTCCTTAATCATCAACAAGAGCTTGCCATAGTAGATATGGTTGTTGCAAATAACGCAATTAAACTGCATGAGATTCAAAGCAGAATTTTGGAGGACCAAGAGATATTTCACAATATCAATAGCATCAGCCTCGCAACCATTACGCGGACATTGTCCAAACACAGAGTGCGGATGAAACAGCTCTACACTGttccctttgagaggaacagtgaGCGAGTCAAGGTGCTACGACAACAATATGTCCAGGTATAGTGTGTATATTCAATTCAATGTACAGTTCTATAAGCTTTGCACTTTTCAAGTAGGTAACCTACTCAGTAATAGGTTACAGTACTGTATGGTATATAGTACTATAATGGCATGATTTACATAAATTTTGTTTCAGAGAGTTATGGAATTGGAGGCCAACCAGGCCCCTCATGAATTCGTATACGTGGATGAGGCAGGATTTAATCTGGCCAAAAGGCGTCGACGTGGAAGAAATGACATTGGAAAAAGGGCCACAGTTGATGTTCCTGGACAGAGAGGGGCAAATATCACTATGTGTGCGGCAATTTCAAATGCAGGATCACTCCTCCACAAATGTCAGGTTGGACCTTACAACACCGAGCGCCTCCTTGCTTTTCTCGATGATCTCCACCAGCGCCTGGTTCCAGAGCAGGATCAGGAGGGTGAAAACAGGAGGACCTTCGTTATCACCTGGGACAACGTGGCCTTCCATCACTCACAAGCAGTTACAGCATGGTTAGAGGTCCACCCAAGACTGATTCGTCTATTTCTTCCACCCTATTCACCTTTCCTCAACCCCATAGAGGAGTTCTTTTCTACATGGAGGTGGAAAGTCTATGACCATCAGCCACATGACCAGTTGTCCCTCCTTGAAGCCATGGATGCTGGCTGCAGGGACATCACAGTTGATGATTGTCAAGGGTGGATCAGGCATTCCAAGCGGTTTTATCCAAGGTGTATCGCCTTGGATAACATCAGATGCGATGTGGATGAAAACTTGTGGCCTAACCCTGAAGATCGCAGGGATTAGATAAAGgaattttgtgcttttttttagttCTCCCTTTTTACTGGGCTTTTTGCTGTTGCTTTTTTGTTCATGGATATTTTGTTAACTTTACAGTAAACAATACTGTAAAACGTTTTCTGTTGTATCATACTGTAAACAGTATTTCTACTATACCTCCTGTagtaaacagtaaagaaaaaaaaactgattcgcTTTTTACTGGAATGCTTTTGAATGTGAACATTACATGTGGATATACAGTACAGTTCCCAACCAAAAAATTTGGCGTAAAAAACAGTGGATTGCATGTTTTGCATGCAAATACctgtaaaactgaaacataaaagtCTATGCAGTTTTTGTAATGTCCACAATAGCCAGTATTTTGAAACCTGGTGTACTTTGATTGGCTGCATGTTCcttgtgaagtgaaaacaagagttattctttaaaagaataatttcattttgagtcagatgtccagtgttttggtaaagttagtgtgtgcagagaaagatgtcttctattttgaaatgaagagtTAGTATATAGTtaacaaaatgtgcttttgagaagaaaatgatctatttggccaattgtgttttgtaggtgtaagtctgtgttaagagtttagaaaaagtattttaagtatAGGTAAGCGCTCGTTAGCgatggaaaaaaactgtaatctcgacaaatatcagagaaGCAGAACATTCtggtggagggtttacgatctccagccccaggctcaggttccCCTCATTCAAACTctactggatacagaatgttctgcttgtctgatatttgtcgagattaaagtgttatgcacactcctgtagtagcatgacaactggacatgttgtgattctccatgttgacatgttgactgatttggggatatggagagaaataaattcaattttcatgagtctgcagcattggtcttgtgtagtgtttggtgaatttattgtatatttgcactttctcagagtacttcacttatagaactctaatcactgagaactggaattgctaaatatgtttaaggttagcaacagcagtgtgtaactggctaaagcagaattaagtcatatgaagcgtgtgtgtttcatatggcaaaaaaatattgttttgataaaaaagtgtatagtttttacaagagtgtttagttttgcaaaggatctgaggtgttctgctgattgggtgtgtggttgtgctgattgtgtttagtgtttgaaacaccgggccctgttttgaaaatcgtgcttaagcaatcgaaaaaaactgtaatgtatacaagtgtgtttagtgttttgcagatcactgtgtgtattgttttgcaaaaagtgtgaatatGATATTGTGCTTattgtggtgcagatctgggccatgttctgctccttgagtgtcaggtttgataattgtttaacacttttgattttagtgtttatgcaatcaaaAGAAACTGTAAATGAAAACACGCTGCTGTagctctgctgccccctgctggacaccTGCTGCTCTCACAGCTCAGCTGCACCGACCAATAGGGGGAGAGCTGGACCGTTACCATGGACACGTTGTACAGCGCAGTGGGACGGTCGGAGGCAGCAGAGAAGCTAACGAGCTAACAGGCTagcaggctaacaggctaacagctagcagctagcaggCTGGTCAGCGGACTGttagaatatgaatatgaatatttaatatgacTCCCCCGGTGGAAGTCACACATTCAGACCCGAGAACCGCCGTGTGATTCGCTgcagttagcatgttagcatgttagcatgttagcctgAGAACCAGCCGCCGGACCGACGCGCTACCCTCATATTACGCCGTTATAGAGCTCATGCGCTCGGTCAGTAGGGAGACAGCACCGACAGCCCCACAGACGGGAGGGATGCGAGGAGACGGCCGGACTGGGACAGTGTGACCCGGGTCTGTGGCTCTCTGGGCGGGGACTGTGTGCCGAGACACGGCCGAGCTGCGCGCCGCCGGTCAGGCCCCGAGTCTGGGATGAGATGCGGCGGAGCGGAGGGCCCGTTAACCCGAACTAACCAGGTGAGCTGAACCGGGCTAACCAGGTGAGCCAGACCGAGCTAACCGGGTGAGCTTTCAGACATTAATGTATGAAACATGGACCGAACCATCAACCACTGCTCCATCAATAATCGATCATTCACCCTCCTCCAATTTATAATCAATAATCGATCACTCACTGTGATTATTATATCTATATCTACAGATGAGCAGGTAACTACTGATACTCACTGTGGTGAAGTTAGATGAAGGTGGATATTAAACATACTTCATGTtagaaaattatatatttataataaaaaaacacattcgtATTATCAACCGGCTGCAATCAATGTTTctcaaatattaatatcataATAACTGAATCCATTAAGAGAGGTGTGTCCTGTTTGACTTGTGAATCAACTGACATGATTTGTGTCAGTTTCACATCATCAGACCAAACCAATCAAGCGTGAACTCATTGATCAGTCGCAGCCCGGATGAGAAATGACCCGATCGGTTAATCCATTATAAAAAGAGTTTGATCAGTGAACTAAAGTCCGGCTGGTGATtgtgtgatgctgttgttgATTCAGTTTGCAGGatggatgtgtgcagcaggaccCCGAACCGCACGGCGCCGGTCGGGGAGGACGGACTGCCAGGCGCCGACGTGCCGCTCTGCTCCCGCACTAATGGCTGGAGCTGGCCGCCTCACCCCTTCCAGCTGCTCGCGTGGCTGCTCTACGTCTACTTCGCTGTTACCAGCTTTGGCGTGTTCGTCCCCCTGCTGCCCGCTCACTGGATCCCTGCAGGTTACATCGTATCCTTCCACTACACGTAGACCGTCACTGTGATGGAGCCTGAGGGCCTCTGAGGGCCTCTGAGGGCCCCTGTTCACAACAGATAATAACTCTGTGGGTTGTTTGAAAGTTAGATGAAGaaaatgctgtttgtgtgtttgtccttaaCTGCGTGTTAGTGCACGGgcatcatgtttgtgtgtcacctgtGTGTCCACGTGATGGCGGTGTCCATGGACCCGG is part of the Pleuronectes platessa chromosome 1, fPlePla1.1, whole genome shotgun sequence genome and harbors:
- the LOC128430020 gene encoding uncharacterized protein LOC128430020, coding for MRGGGILRATKAVVSDGIRATIIDHVINHGLSLREAGERVQPNLGRSTVASIIRIFQQTNRMQRLPPSGGRGKLLNHQQELAIVDMVVANNAIKLHEIQSRILEDQEIFHNINSISLATITRTLSKHRVRMKQLYTVPFERNSERVKVLRQQYVQRVMELEANQAPHEFVYVDEAGFNLAKRRRRGRNDIGKRATVDVPGQRGANITMCAAISNAGSLLHKCQVGPYNTERLLAFLDDLHQRLVPEQDQEGENRRTFVITWDNVAFHHSQAVTAWLEVHPRLIRLFLPPYSPFLNPIEEFFSTWRWKVYDHQPHDQLSLLEAMDAGCRDITVDDCQGWIRHSKRFYPRCIALDNIRCDVDENLWPNPEDRRD